Proteins from a genomic interval of Lysobacter arenosi:
- the trxB gene encoding thioredoxin-disulfide reductase, producing MTPSKHSRVIILGSGPAGWTAAVYAARANLKPLVITGLQMGGQLMTTTEVDNWPGDAHGLMGPDLMARMQAHAERFDTEVVFDHVHTADLSSRPFRLVGDSGEYTCDALIIATGATAKYLGLPSEEMFKGRGVSACATCDGFFYKEQDVAVIGGGNTAVEEALYLSNIARKVYLVHRRDTLRAEKIMQDKLFAKIQSGKIEPIWHHEVDEVLGNDAGVTGLRVKSVQDGSTREVLIHGLFVAIGHTPNTSLFEGQLAMKNGYITIRTGLEGNSTLTSVPGVFAAGDVADQVYRQAITSAGFGCMAALDAEKFLDKEG from the coding sequence ATGACCCCATCGAAGCACTCCCGCGTCATCATCCTCGGCTCCGGCCCGGCTGGCTGGACCGCGGCCGTTTACGCTGCCCGCGCCAATCTCAAGCCGCTGGTGATCACCGGCCTGCAGATGGGCGGCCAGTTGATGACGACCACGGAGGTCGACAACTGGCCCGGCGACGCCCACGGGCTGATGGGCCCGGACCTGATGGCGCGCATGCAGGCGCATGCCGAGCGCTTCGACACCGAAGTGGTGTTCGACCACGTCCATACCGCCGATCTTTCCTCGCGCCCGTTCAGGCTCGTCGGCGACAGCGGCGAGTACACCTGTGACGCCCTGATCATCGCCACCGGCGCGACCGCCAAGTACCTGGGCCTGCCGTCGGAAGAGATGTTCAAGGGCCGCGGCGTTTCCGCCTGCGCAACCTGCGACGGCTTCTTCTACAAGGAGCAGGACGTGGCGGTGATCGGCGGCGGCAACACCGCCGTCGAAGAAGCGCTGTACCTGTCGAACATCGCCCGCAAGGTCTACCTGGTGCATCGCCGCGACACGCTGCGCGCCGAGAAGATCATGCAGGACAAGCTGTTCGCGAAAATCCAGTCCGGCAAGATCGAACCGATCTGGCACCACGAGGTCGACGAAGTACTCGGCAACGATGCCGGAGTGACCGGCCTGCGCGTGAAGTCGGTGCAGGACGGCTCGACCCGCGAAGTGCTGATCCATGGCCTGTTCGTCGCCATCGGCCACACCCCGAACACCTCGCTGTTCGAAGGCCAGCTGGCGATGAAGAACGGCTACATCACCATCCGCACCGGCCTGGAAGGCAACTCCACGCTGACCTCGGTGCCGGGCGTGTTCGCCGCCGGTGACGTCGCCGACCAGGTTTATCGCCAGGCCATCACCTCCGCGGGCTTCGGCTGCATGGCAGCGCTGGATGCGGAGAAGTTCCTCGATAAGGAAGGTTGA
- a CDS encoding DNA translocase FtsK: protein MAQASTASRKKVTAEKLPPSPRRQRLMRDIALIIIAPVLLYLLASLVTFSPQDPGWSHAGSITAPLHNVGGRVGAFTADILLYLCGYVAFLLPLMLGAVAWIALFGMDEDGDGDADLGPALRLIGIVGFLVAATGLLHLRVASPDSFSAGSGGMLGRLVGKSLYLGFGPVGGNLFLLALLLVSVTLATGLSWFAVMDKIGQWVLALGPTVSKLFRQGEKQATEWQQTRAFREEREEARKVDTELRAKRAPVKIEPPAAPVVEKSERAKREQQIPLFHVGDGTGIPPLALLDDPKPQPKGYSEETLETLSRQIEFKLKDFRIDAQVVGAYPGPVITRFELEPAPGVKVSQISSLDKDIARGLSVKSVRVVDVIPGKSVVGLETPNTSREMIFLSELLRSKEYDKSTSPLTLALGKDIAGRPTVADLARMPHLLVAGTTGSGKSVAVNAMVLSLLYKASAKDLRMLMIDPKMLELSVYQGIPHLLAPVVTDMKEAANGLRWCVAEMERRYKLMSAVGVRNLAGFNKKVKDAEEAGQPMMDPLFKPNAELGEAPQPLETLPFIVIFIDEFADMMMIVGKKVEELIARLAQKARAAGIHLILATQRPSVDVITGLIKANIPTRIAFQVSSKIDSRTILDQSGAETLLGHGDMLYLPPGTAMPERVHGAFVSDEEVHRVVEHLKQVGGGPDYIQGVLDEVQTMGDGIVVGATGLPESGGGGGDESDPLYDEAVRIVTETRRASISGVQRRLKIGYNRAARLIEAMEMAGVVTPPEHNGDRSVLAPPPPK, encoded by the coding sequence GTGGCGCAAGCGTCCACAGCCAGCCGCAAGAAAGTCACGGCCGAAAAGCTGCCGCCATCGCCGCGGCGGCAACGTCTCATGCGCGATATCGCGCTGATCATCATCGCGCCCGTGCTGCTGTACCTGCTTGCGAGCCTGGTGACGTTCTCGCCGCAGGACCCGGGCTGGTCGCACGCCGGCAGCATTACCGCGCCGCTGCACAACGTCGGCGGCCGGGTCGGTGCGTTCACTGCCGACATCCTCCTGTACCTGTGCGGCTATGTCGCCTTCCTGCTGCCGTTGATGCTCGGCGCGGTCGCCTGGATCGCCTTGTTCGGCATGGATGAGGACGGCGATGGCGATGCCGACCTTGGGCCGGCACTGCGACTGATCGGCATCGTCGGTTTCCTGGTGGCTGCAACGGGCCTGCTGCACCTGCGCGTCGCGTCGCCGGATTCGTTCTCGGCCGGCAGCGGCGGCATGCTCGGCCGGCTGGTCGGCAAATCGCTTTATCTCGGTTTCGGACCGGTGGGCGGGAATCTGTTCCTGCTGGCGTTGTTGCTGGTGTCGGTGACGCTGGCCACGGGCCTGTCGTGGTTCGCGGTGATGGACAAGATCGGCCAGTGGGTGCTGGCGCTCGGACCGACGGTAAGCAAGCTGTTCCGCCAGGGCGAGAAACAGGCGACCGAGTGGCAGCAGACCCGAGCCTTCCGCGAGGAGCGCGAAGAGGCACGCAAGGTCGACACGGAACTGCGCGCCAAGCGCGCGCCGGTGAAGATCGAACCGCCGGCGGCACCGGTGGTGGAGAAGAGCGAACGCGCCAAGCGCGAGCAGCAGATCCCGCTGTTCCACGTTGGCGACGGCACCGGCATTCCGCCGCTGGCGCTGCTCGACGATCCCAAGCCGCAGCCCAAGGGCTACAGCGAAGAAACGCTGGAGACGCTGTCGCGCCAGATCGAATTCAAGCTCAAGGACTTCCGCATCGATGCGCAGGTGGTCGGCGCCTATCCGGGCCCGGTGATCACGCGCTTCGAACTGGAGCCGGCGCCGGGCGTGAAGGTCAGCCAGATCAGCTCGCTCGACAAGGACATCGCCCGTGGCCTGTCGGTGAAGTCGGTGCGCGTGGTCGACGTGATCCCGGGCAAGTCGGTGGTCGGCCTGGAAACGCCGAACACCTCGCGCGAGATGATCTTCCTGTCTGAGCTGCTGCGCTCGAAGGAATACGACAAGTCGACCAGCCCGCTGACGCTGGCGCTGGGCAAGGACATCGCCGGCCGCCCGACGGTGGCCGACCTTGCGCGCATGCCGCACCTGCTGGTTGCCGGTACCACCGGCTCGGGCAAGTCGGTCGCGGTCAATGCGATGGTGCTGTCGCTGCTGTACAAGGCCTCCGCGAAGGACCTGCGGATGCTGATGATCGACCCGAAGATGCTGGAGCTGTCGGTCTACCAGGGCATCCCGCACCTGCTCGCGCCGGTCGTCACCGACATGAAGGAGGCCGCCAACGGCCTGCGCTGGTGCGTGGCCGAAATGGAGCGCCGCTACAAGCTGATGTCGGCGGTGGGCGTGCGCAACCTGGCCGGCTTCAACAAGAAGGTCAAGGACGCGGAAGAAGCGGGCCAGCCGATGATGGATCCGCTGTTCAAGCCCAACGCCGAACTCGGCGAGGCGCCGCAGCCGCTGGAGACGTTGCCCTTCATCGTCATCTTCATCGACGAATTCGCCGACATGATGATGATCGTCGGCAAGAAGGTCGAAGAACTCATCGCCCGACTGGCGCAGAAGGCGCGCGCCGCCGGCATCCATCTGATCCTGGCTACGCAGCGTCCGTCGGTGGACGTGATCACCGGCCTGATCAAGGCCAACATCCCTACGCGCATTGCCTTCCAGGTGTCGAGCAAGATCGACTCGCGCACCATCCTCGACCAGTCCGGCGCCGAAACGCTGCTCGGCCACGGCGACATGCTGTACCTGCCGCCGGGCACGGCGATGCCCGAGCGCGTCCACGGCGCCTTCGTCTCAGACGAGGAAGTGCACCGCGTGGTCGAGCATCTCAAGCAGGTCGGCGGCGGTCCGGACTACATCCAGGGCGTGCTCGACGAAGTGCAGACCATGGGCGACGGCATCGTCGTCGGCGCGACCGGCCTGCCGGAAAGCGGTGGCGGTGGCGGCGACGAATCCGATCCGCTCTACGACGAAGCCGTCCGCATCGTCACCGAGACCCGCCGTGCATCGATCTCGGGCGTTCAACGCCGCCTGAAAATCGGCTACAACCGCGCCGCGCGCCTGATCGAGGCGATGGAAATGGCCGGCGTAGTCACGCCTCCCGAGCACAATGGCGACCGCAGCGTGCTGGCCCCGCCACCGCCGAAGTAG
- the ald gene encoding alanine dehydrogenase, whose amino-acid sequence MRIGVPKETKTLEGRVALVPAAAGDLVKRGHEVWLEKDAGVKSGFTDEQYTQLGVKIAVDAAQLYEKGQLIVKVKEPIAGDLKHLRKDHLLFCYLHLAAEPELTKQLLDIGLTGIAFETVELPNGDLPLLAPMSVIAGKIAVQVGTHLLHQPEGGKGKLLGGLPSTERGKVVVFGAGQAGSASAALAAAGGSNVVVFEMRQDRMDQMMRLGNNVTTLYPYADVVAREVASADLVVGAVLVTGARAPHVLTREMLKGMQDGSVVVDISIDQGGCFETSRPTTWKEPTYVEEGVTHFCVTNMPGAVPQTSSQAICAAILPWVNKLASGDAWRQNQALVRGINVEGGKLVHPALQDMKL is encoded by the coding sequence ATGCGGATCGGCGTTCCCAAGGAAACCAAGACCCTCGAAGGGCGCGTTGCGCTCGTTCCGGCTGCTGCCGGCGATCTGGTCAAGCGCGGCCACGAGGTCTGGCTCGAGAAGGATGCCGGCGTCAAGTCGGGCTTCACCGATGAGCAGTACACCCAGCTGGGCGTGAAGATTGCCGTCGATGCCGCGCAGCTCTACGAGAAGGGCCAGCTGATCGTGAAGGTGAAGGAGCCGATCGCCGGCGACCTCAAGCACCTGCGCAAGGATCACCTGCTGTTCTGCTACCTGCACCTGGCCGCAGAGCCGGAGCTGACGAAGCAGCTGCTCGACATCGGCCTGACCGGTATCGCCTTCGAGACCGTCGAGCTGCCCAACGGCGACCTGCCGCTGCTGGCGCCGATGTCGGTCATCGCCGGCAAGATCGCGGTCCAGGTCGGCACCCACCTGCTGCACCAGCCCGAAGGCGGCAAGGGCAAGCTGCTCGGCGGCCTGCCGTCGACCGAGCGTGGCAAGGTCGTCGTGTTCGGTGCCGGCCAGGCTGGCAGCGCCTCGGCGGCGCTGGCCGCGGCCGGCGGCTCGAACGTGGTCGTGTTCGAAATGCGCCAGGACCGCATGGACCAGATGATGCGCCTGGGCAACAACGTCACCACCCTGTACCCGTACGCCGACGTGGTCGCGCGCGAAGTGGCCTCGGCCGACCTCGTTGTCGGTGCGGTGCTGGTCACTGGCGCCCGCGCGCCGCACGTGCTGACCCGCGAGATGCTCAAGGGCATGCAGGACGGCAGCGTGGTGGTCGACATCTCGATCGACCAGGGCGGCTGCTTCGAGACCTCGCGCCCGACCACCTGGAAGGAGCCGACCTACGTCGAAGAGGGCGTCACCCACTTCTGCGTGACCAACATGCCCGGCGCCGTGCCGCAGACCAGCTCGCAGGCGATCTGCGCGGCGATCCTGCCGTGGGTCAACAAGCTGGCCTCGGGCGACGCCTGGCGCCAGAACCAGGCGCTGGTGCGCGGCATCAACGTCGAAGGCGGCAAGCTGGTGCACCCGGCGCTGCAGGACATGAAGCTCTAA
- the infA gene encoding translation initiation factor IF-1 — translation MAKDDVIEFEGTVAETLPNTMFRVRLENGHEIIAHISGRMRKNYIRILTGDKVKVEMTPYDLTKGRITYRMK, via the coding sequence ATGGCAAAAGACGACGTGATCGAATTCGAGGGCACGGTGGCGGAAACTCTTCCGAACACCATGTTCCGGGTGCGCCTCGAAAACGGGCACGAGATCATTGCCCACATCTCCGGCCGCATGCGCAAGAACTACATCCGCATCCTGACCGGCGACAAGGTGAAGGTCGAAATGACCCCGTACGACCTGACCAAGGGCCGTATCACTTACCGCATGAAGTAA
- a CDS encoding replication-associated recombination protein A, with protein MRPLAERMRPRTLDEMVGQKRLLAPKSALRRAIESGRVHSMVLWGPPGCGKTTLALLLAKYADAEFRAISAVLSGLPEVRQVLAEAAVRFGEGHRTVLFVDEVHRFNKAQQDAFLPHIERGTILFIGATTENPSFELNSALLSRCRVHVMEAVSVEDIRLALRQALADDERGLGGRGLKVDDEALEQIARAADGDVRRGLTLLEIAAELAEGEDGEITATTLAQVLADRTRRFDKGGEQFYDQISALHKSVRSSNPDAALYWLTRMLDGGCDPSYLARRLTRMAIEDIGLADPRALQMALDAWDTFERLGSPEGELAFAQLTLYLASTAKSNAGYAAFNAAKRDVSEYGTQDVPLHLRNAPTKLMKQLGYSKGYQYDHDAEGGIALDQTGFPDAMGERVYYQPVDRGLEIKLREKLERLRAVRDAARRERGVSRDDD; from the coding sequence ATGCGCCCGCTCGCTGAGCGCATGCGCCCGCGAACGCTCGACGAGATGGTCGGGCAGAAACGCCTGCTGGCACCGAAGTCGGCATTGCGTCGCGCGATCGAATCCGGGCGCGTGCACTCGATGGTGCTCTGGGGGCCGCCCGGTTGCGGAAAGACGACGCTGGCGCTGCTGCTGGCCAAGTACGCCGATGCCGAATTCCGCGCGATCTCGGCGGTGCTGTCGGGACTGCCGGAAGTGCGGCAGGTCCTTGCCGAGGCGGCGGTGCGATTTGGCGAAGGCCACCGCACGGTGCTGTTCGTCGACGAGGTGCATCGTTTCAACAAGGCGCAGCAGGACGCGTTCCTTCCGCACATCGAACGCGGCACGATCCTCTTCATCGGTGCCACCACCGAGAATCCGTCCTTTGAATTGAACTCGGCACTGCTGTCGCGTTGCCGCGTGCACGTGATGGAAGCGGTATCGGTGGAAGACATCCGCCTGGCGCTGCGGCAGGCATTGGCCGACGACGAGCGCGGCCTCGGTGGGCGCGGGCTCAAGGTCGACGACGAGGCGCTGGAACAGATCGCGCGCGCCGCCGACGGCGACGTCCGTCGCGGATTGACGCTGCTGGAGATTGCCGCCGAACTGGCCGAAGGCGAAGACGGCGAAATCACAGCTACCACTCTTGCGCAGGTGCTGGCCGACCGCACGCGTCGCTTCGACAAGGGTGGTGAGCAGTTCTACGACCAGATCTCGGCGCTGCACAAGTCGGTGCGCAGTTCCAATCCCGATGCCGCGTTGTACTGGCTCACGCGCATGCTCGATGGCGGTTGCGATCCGTCGTACCTGGCACGTCGACTCACGCGCATGGCCATCGAGGACATCGGCCTGGCCGACCCGCGTGCGTTGCAGATGGCACTCGATGCCTGGGACACGTTCGAACGCCTGGGCAGTCCCGAAGGCGAGCTGGCCTTCGCGCAGCTGACGCTGTACCTGGCCAGCACCGCCAAGTCGAATGCCGGCTATGCCGCGTTCAATGCCGCCAAGCGCGACGTCAGCGAGTACGGAACGCAGGACGTGCCGCTGCACCTGCGCAATGCGCCGACGAAACTGATGAAGCAGCTCGGTTACTCGAAGGGCTACCAGTACGACCATGACGCCGAAGGCGGCATCGCGCTGGACCAGACCGGGTTCCCCGATGCGATGGGCGAGCGCGTGTATTACCAGCCCGTCGATCGCGGCCTGGAGATCAAGCTGCGCGAAAAGCTCGAGCGCCTGCGTGCCGTTCGCGACGCTGCCCGGCGTGAGCGCGGTGTGAGCAGGGACGACGACTGA
- the aat gene encoding leucyl/phenylalanyl-tRNA--protein transferase yields the protein MTALPALLPDDPEAPFPPVEQALRQPDGLLAVGGDLSPARLLNAYRHGIFPWYSQGQPILWWSPDPRTVFATDAVKLSSKFRRGLRHCDWTVRADTAFDEVVEVCARIRRPGQRGTWITREMQVAYRRLHALGHAHSFEVFAGEQLVGGIYGVTVGRMFYGESMFSAQSGGSKVALAALAHHLHEWGWPLIDAQVENPHLISLGARLWPRQAFVARVAEMATLEGLPGRWNARVGDWPACRLAAPLPD from the coding sequence ATGACCGCCCTGCCCGCCCTGCTGCCAGACGATCCCGAGGCGCCGTTCCCGCCCGTGGAGCAAGCACTGCGCCAGCCCGACGGCCTGCTCGCGGTCGGCGGTGACCTCTCGCCGGCGCGCCTTCTCAACGCGTACCGGCACGGCATCTTTCCCTGGTACTCGCAGGGCCAGCCGATCCTGTGGTGGAGCCCGGATCCGCGCACGGTGTTCGCCACCGATGCCGTGAAGCTGTCCTCGAAGTTCCGCCGTGGCCTGCGCCACTGCGACTGGACGGTGCGCGCCGACACCGCCTTCGACGAGGTCGTCGAGGTCTGCGCGCGGATCCGCCGGCCCGGCCAGCGCGGCACCTGGATCACCCGCGAGATGCAGGTCGCCTATCGCCGCCTGCATGCGCTCGGCCATGCGCATTCGTTCGAAGTGTTCGCCGGTGAGCAGCTGGTCGGCGGCATCTACGGCGTGACGGTGGGCCGGATGTTCTACGGCGAGAGCATGTTCAGCGCGCAATCCGGCGGCTCCAAGGTCGCCCTCGCCGCGCTGGCCCACCATCTGCACGAATGGGGCTGGCCCCTGATCGACGCCCAGGTCGAGAACCCGCACCTGATCAGCCTGGGTGCCCGGTTGTGGCCGCGGCAGGCCTTCGTCGCGCGGGTGGCCGAGATGGCGACGCTGGAGGGCCTCCCGGGGCGCTGGAACGCCCGCGTGGGCGATTGGCCGGCGTGCCGACTGGCCGCTCCGCTGCCCGATTAA
- the lolA gene encoding outer membrane lipoprotein chaperone LolA, giving the protein MRFIHLTGLIAALAASSAFAGARDDLNTFTKGLKGLSGQFTQQVFDPSGKLKENSSGQVALSAPRLFRWEYVKPYPQLIVADGKKVWVHDPDLQQVTVRPQGEEEQNSPLSALIDPSRLDAQFKVRELGADAGLEWLSLTPKGDSDSGFRSARLGFGPSGLAKMHVVDALGQRTEISFSGWKRNPAFAAGTFRYTPPKGVDVIGGG; this is encoded by the coding sequence ATGCGTTTCATCCATCTGACCGGCCTCATCGCCGCGCTGGCCGCTTCGAGCGCCTTCGCCGGCGCGCGTGACGACCTCAACACCTTCACCAAGGGCCTGAAGGGCCTTAGCGGGCAGTTCACCCAGCAGGTCTTCGATCCCAGCGGCAAGCTCAAGGAGAACTCGAGCGGGCAGGTGGCCCTGTCGGCGCCGCGGCTGTTCCGCTGGGAATACGTCAAGCCGTATCCGCAGCTGATCGTCGCCGACGGCAAGAAGGTCTGGGTGCACGATCCCGACCTGCAGCAGGTGACCGTGCGCCCGCAGGGCGAGGAAGAGCAGAACAGCCCGCTGTCGGCTTTGATCGATCCGAGCCGCCTGGACGCGCAGTTCAAGGTCAGGGAACTTGGTGCGGACGCGGGCCTGGAATGGCTGTCGCTGACGCCCAAGGGCGATAGTGACTCAGGCTTCCGTTCCGCCCGCTTGGGTTTCGGCCCGAGCGGCCTGGCCAAGATGCACGTGGTCGACGCGCTGGGTCAGCGCACCGAGATCAGCTTCAGCGGCTGGAAGCGCAACCCGGCGTTTGCCGCCGGGACATTCCGTTACACGCCGCCCAAGGGCGTGGACGTGATCGGCGGCGGCTGA
- a CDS encoding GNAT family N-acetyltransferase — MTAPRIITSLSDIPASQWDALHDGCNPFVSHAFLCGLEQHGCLRAQWGWTPQHLTLWEGTNLVAAAPAYLKENSHGEFVFDHAWAHAYAQHGLEYFPKWLCAVPYSPVTGPRLLARDLDRRSELATALAKLCAGNALSSVHVNFHRDDEDAEFDRDWLSRIDVQYHWRNDREWRDFDDYLAAFDHKHRKNIRQERAKVARAGVTFRVVEGRDASDDDLAAMHGFYLQTFAEYGNHPALTLDFLRHMARAMPDSLVMFLAMRDERPIAGALCLRGGDTLYGRYWGASETAPGLHFETCYYQGIDYCLANGLTRFEPGAQGEHKLARGFLPTIVRSRHWVADEQFRAALRDWCAQESAAVRRYAATLVGHSPFKD; from the coding sequence ATGACCGCGCCGCGCATCATCACCTCGCTGTCGGACATTCCTGCTTCGCAGTGGGATGCCCTGCACGATGGCTGCAATCCGTTCGTCAGCCACGCCTTCCTCTGCGGCCTCGAACAGCACGGCTGCCTGCGTGCGCAATGGGGCTGGACGCCACAGCACCTGACGCTGTGGGAGGGCACGAACCTCGTCGCCGCCGCCCCGGCCTACCTGAAGGAGAACTCGCACGGCGAGTTCGTCTTCGATCACGCCTGGGCGCATGCCTATGCGCAGCACGGGCTCGAGTACTTTCCCAAGTGGCTGTGCGCGGTGCCCTACTCGCCCGTCACCGGACCGCGCCTGCTCGCCCGCGATCTCGATCGTCGCTCCGAACTCGCAACGGCGTTGGCGAAACTGTGCGCTGGCAATGCGCTGTCGTCAGTGCACGTCAATTTCCATCGCGACGACGAGGATGCAGAGTTCGACCGCGACTGGCTGTCGCGGATCGACGTGCAGTACCACTGGCGCAACGACCGCGAATGGCGCGATTTCGACGACTACCTGGCCGCGTTCGACCACAAGCACCGCAAGAACATCCGCCAGGAGCGGGCCAAGGTCGCCCGTGCAGGCGTGACGTTCCGCGTGGTCGAAGGTCGCGACGCCAGCGATGACGACCTGGCGGCGATGCATGGCTTCTACCTGCAGACATTCGCCGAGTACGGCAACCACCCGGCACTGACACTCGACTTCCTGCGCCACATGGCACGCGCGATGCCCGATTCGCTGGTGATGTTCCTGGCAATGCGCGACGAACGCCCGATCGCCGGCGCGCTCTGCCTGCGCGGCGGCGACACTTTGTACGGCCGCTACTGGGGAGCCAGCGAGACGGCGCCGGGCCTGCACTTCGAGACCTGCTACTACCAGGGCATCGACTATTGCCTGGCGAACGGACTGACCCGTTTCGAGCCCGGCGCGCAGGGCGAGCACAAGCTCGCGCGCGGCTTCCTGCCGACGATCGTGCGCAGCCGGCACTGGGTGGCGGACGAGCAGTTCCGCGCTGCATTGCGCGACTGGTGCGCGCAGGAGTCGGCCGCGGTACGCAGGTATGCGGCGACCCTGGTCGGGCACTCGCCGTTCAAGGACTGA